In Actinomycetota bacterium, the genomic window CCCAACGTCGCCACCTTCGCGCTGCGGATGTCGAGGTCGAGGTCGGCGAGTGCCCGGGTGATGCGATAGAGCACGCCCACGCGGTCGGGGCCACGGACCTCGACGACCGTCGCAGTACCCGAAGCCTGATTGTCGAGTCGCACGGTCGGCGCTCCGACGAGGATCTGGCGTCTCAGCTGACGACGGCGCGCGCCCCGCTGATCGGCGAGGCGCGCGTCGATGGCGAGGTGGCCCGCCAATGCCCGGCGGATGTCGGCCGTCACCAAGTCCCAGTCGGGCGCTTCCGTCTCCGGCTCGACGCGGAACCGCGACGCGGCCATGCCGTCCTCACTCGCCGCCTCCGCCGCGAGCACGGTGAGCCCCCGAAGCGCCAAGGTGCCGGCGATGCGGCTGAAGACACCCGGGCGGTCGGGGCCGACCACCGTGATCGTGGGTGGATCGGAGCGCACGACGGGCCGGCGCGCACTCATGAGGGCGCGCACACCGGCATCAGGGAAACCCCGGCGCTGCACGGCGGTCGCAGGGTCGTCGCCGCGGAGCACGGCCGCGACCCGCTCGACCAGCTCGGCGACGAGCTCCGCCTTCCAGGGCCCCCATGCGGTCGGCCCGGTCGCCTGCGAGTCCGCCTCGGTGAGGGCGGCGAGCAGCTCGAGCCGCTCGAGCGAGCCGACCGTCTGCGCCACCTCCCGGGCCACGTCATCATCGGCGAGGTCGCGGCGCGTGGCGACCTCGACGAGCAGGAGGTGATGACGTACGAGGGCGACGAGCACCTCGACGTCGTCGGTCGCGAAGCCCATGCGCTCGGCGATGCGGCGCACGAGCGTCACGCCCGATCGCAGGTGGTCGCCCGGCTCGCCCTTGCCGATGTCGTGGAGCCACGCCCCGACGAGCAGCAGGTCCGGGCGCGCCACCCGGCTCTTCAACGACGCGGCGTTGGCGGCGGTCTCGCAGAGGTGACGGTCGACCGTGAACCGGTGCAGCGCGTTGCGCTGGGGACGGCTACGGGTCGGAGCCCATTCCGGCAGGACGCGCTCGACGAGCCGCCGCTGATCGAGCGCTTCGAGCACGGGGACGGCGCGGTGGCCGGTGCCGAGCAGGGCGACGAGCGCGCCGCGGGCGTCGTCCGGCCACCGCCCATCGAGCTCGGGAGCGGCGGCGGCCATCCGGTTGAGCGAGGACCGATCGATGGGCACTCCCTCGCGTGCCGCGACGGCAGCCGCGCGCAGCACGAACGACGGGTCGGCTCCGATGTCCAGCTCGG contains:
- a CDS encoding [protein-PII] uridylyltransferase, which gives rise to MGCRPRPGDADPDGRAGRQRDLTVVAGGRRGCAGTDVDSDPGALLAHRTTVVDDASVGGRAACRALAAATDAWLAALFDAATDGRADGLALVAAGGYGRGELAPGSDLDVWLLHGGRPDVAEVAHRVWYPVWDAGLKLGHGVSTPKQALSLAARDLDTATSALSVRHVAGDPTVSAGLADRAEAQWRKRAAAWLAELDRREALRHEAYGEIAFLLEPDIKEGRGGLRDVHTLVWAERARPALVADDELVLTEAEDVLLETRVALHRLTRRPTDELVLEVQDDLAASLGLADADAVMARVSAAGRTVAWVSDEAWLRVRASLARPLRRALRRDHSLGRGLQLREGALHVDPELDIGADPSFVLRAAAVAAREGVPIDRSSLNRMAAAAPELDGRWPDDARGALVALLGTGHRAVPVLEALDQRRLVERVLPEWAPTRSRPQRNALHRFTVDRHLCETAANAASLKSRVARPDLLLVGAWLHDIGKGEPGDHLRSGVTLVRRIAERMGFATDDVEVLVALVRHHLLLVEVATRRDLADDDVAREVAQTVGSLERLELLAALTEADSQATGPTAWGPWKAELVAELVERVAAVLRGDDPATAVQRRGFPDAGVRALMSARRPVVRSDPPTITVVGPDRPGVFSRIAGTLALRGLTVLAAEAASEDGMAASRFRVEPETEAPDWDLVTADIRRALAGHLAIDARLADQRGARRRQLRRQILVGAPTVRLDNQASGTATVVEVRGPDRVGVLYRITRALADLDLDIRSAKVATLGDEVIDTFYVCDSGGGKVIDNHHLREVERAILHQLALS